One window of the Paenibacillus beijingensis genome contains the following:
- the guaA gene encoding glutamine-hydrolyzing GMP synthase — protein MNKPNEMIVVLDFGGQYNQLIARRIRDLGVYSELLPFNTPAERIRELQPKGIVFSGGPASVYEENSPVVDPAIYALGLPILGICYGMQLMSHQLQGKVQRAGKREYGRADVDFIEGSALAHGLELRQTVWMSHTDLVVEPPAGFRVEASTEHAPIAAMSHPERNFYAVQFHPEVRHSVYGNEMIRNFLFNICKCEGTWSMETFIEDTIRDIREQVGDGKVLCALSGGVDSSVVAMLIHKAIGDRLTCMFIDHGLLRKGEAESVMETFVGKFDMKVVKIDARDRFLGKLAGVDDPEKKRKIIGNEFIYVFQEESAKFDDFEFLAQGTLYTDIVESGTATAQTIKSHHNVGGLPEDITFKLVEPLKALFKDEVRKVGTECGLPDEIVWRQPFPGPGLAIRVLGEVTEEKLTIVRESDAILREEIAKAGLDREIWQYFTALPNMKSVGVMGDARTYSYTVGIRAVTSIDGMTADWARIPWDVLEKISVRIVNEVDNVNRIVYDVTSKPPATIEWE, from the coding sequence GTGAACAAACCAAATGAAATGATCGTTGTCCTTGATTTCGGGGGGCAATACAACCAGCTGATTGCGCGCCGCATCCGCGATTTGGGCGTATACAGCGAGCTGCTGCCTTTCAACACGCCGGCAGAACGGATCCGGGAACTGCAGCCCAAAGGCATCGTGTTCTCGGGAGGCCCGGCAAGCGTTTATGAAGAAAATTCCCCCGTGGTCGACCCGGCCATCTATGCGCTCGGTCTGCCGATTCTCGGCATTTGCTACGGCATGCAGCTGATGTCCCATCAGCTTCAAGGCAAGGTGCAGCGCGCGGGCAAGCGCGAGTACGGGCGGGCGGACGTCGACTTTATCGAAGGCTCGGCGCTCGCGCACGGTCTGGAGCTGCGGCAAACGGTATGGATGAGCCACACCGACCTGGTCGTCGAGCCGCCGGCCGGCTTCCGCGTCGAAGCAAGCACGGAGCATGCGCCGATCGCGGCGATGAGCCATCCGGAGCGCAATTTCTACGCGGTGCAGTTCCATCCGGAAGTGCGCCACTCCGTGTACGGCAACGAAATGATCCGCAACTTCCTCTTTAATATTTGCAAGTGCGAAGGCACCTGGAGCATGGAAACGTTCATCGAGGACACCATCCGCGACATCCGCGAGCAGGTCGGCGACGGCAAAGTGCTGTGCGCGCTGTCCGGCGGCGTCGATTCGTCCGTTGTCGCCATGCTGATCCATAAAGCGATCGGCGACCGGCTGACGTGTATGTTTATCGACCACGGCCTGCTGCGCAAAGGCGAAGCGGAAAGCGTCATGGAGACGTTCGTCGGCAAATTCGATATGAAAGTGGTCAAAATCGATGCGCGCGACCGTTTCCTCGGCAAGCTGGCGGGCGTAGACGATCCGGAGAAAAAGCGGAAAATTATCGGCAACGAGTTCATCTACGTGTTCCAGGAGGAGTCGGCGAAGTTCGACGACTTCGAATTTTTGGCGCAGGGCACGCTTTACACCGATATCGTCGAAAGCGGTACGGCAACGGCGCAAACGATCAAATCCCACCACAACGTGGGCGGTCTGCCGGAAGACATCACCTTCAAGCTCGTTGAGCCGCTGAAAGCGCTGTTCAAGGACGAGGTGCGCAAAGTCGGCACGGAGTGCGGCCTGCCGGACGAAATCGTATGGCGCCAGCCGTTCCCGGGTCCGGGTCTGGCCATCCGCGTACTGGGCGAAGTGACGGAGGAGAAGCTGACGATCGTGCGCGAATCCGACGCCATCCTGCGCGAAGAAATCGCCAAAGCCGGTCTCGACCGCGAAATTTGGCAGTATTTCACGGCGCTGCCGAATATGAAAAGCGTCGGCGTAATGGGCGATGCCCGTACGTACTCTTATACGGTCGGCATCCGCGCCGTAACTTCGATCGACGGTATGACCGCGGACTGGGCGCGCATTCCTTGGGATGTGCTGGAGAAAATCTCCGTGCGCATCGTCAACGAAGTCGATAACGTCAACCGGATCGTCTACGACGTGACCTCGAAGCCGCCGGCAACGATCGAGTGGGAGTAA
- a CDS encoding transglutaminase-like domain-containing protein gives MRRNDKSAQQEGQSRFTAEPKRKAAGPGPVAADAAKCVDTVIPSQTMIPAGLKRRAPMPERRTHSASVRELMGGFMPLGLRAAASLLLLGLFAEWLLPLQSVPGWSEPHRLIALIVAAAGFLAIGLFILPWPVAMLLNGLMCAVFTAASVPELGSSLPERVLQLPGQIWQDTGHLLHGGLLAMSDSLKMMLLFAGLAMLSTALQSLVWIRQWGLGLMFLTASYLLALYAWFGLDPLDALLRIFAEGLLLAALLTPARIRRIAGSELHGRKLAGSGIYGRRHAGGENFGRIQELASGPFNSAASAAPGVPAADNQAPLTSSPPSGGRSAERPLSQGYMPPLRWWAASLAVVVLLTACGAAFAADKQRISQPAAWAVHAQDRIRETIESSARQELGGSGYGMSGIGPALSGYGVDDRMLGAPLTLDETPVFIGVSPLPLYWRGETKAVYDGRGWSEDGRLMKKLEIEPHSVGTAAQSSDNREGSVVTQTVRMAAPARGMPLFAAGTEARVLQLQTAPPQRNLTAYLQDVNSGALYPASASAAISAYAIQSVLPVTDPERLRQSGDGEANTAAEREDETGLLPYIQLPAALPDRVGELAGQIVQAAGTNRYDQVKAVEHFLKSRYSYTTADTSLPASGEDLADRFLFEQKQGYCVHFSTAMAVMLRTQGIPVRWVKGFAAGEQTADGGMDIQAGPKTSGADRADLAAGQAGHTYLVRAKDAHAWVEVYFPGAGWVPFDPTPGFAQPVPAEAASALAGRPASLPDGWDMAVPDAEPAWFGEPGSGMIGAVRSSLLHAAELAASAAASGTRLAAWAASEPAAAIAAVAAALALAAALGSRRLRGLLALALALRRYRRAVAAAAAAAAQRSPTPAPAGPAQPGSVPLASHSPVSASVPLASHSPVSASVLPASQSPQPAPAPLPPRGGSGSRRAADPRAAFLAAAGALWRLLHRRLGSPPLQRTVRGYAAALAASLPPPQADALQRLARWDEAARYDRPDRWIGPAPDDLEAAAARLLAGRTYRSPAQKRIEREQTANNKHIEAGHRNRPSL, from the coding sequence ATGCGTCGGAACGATAAGAGCGCTCAACAAGAGGGACAATCACGCTTTACAGCGGAGCCGAAGCGGAAGGCCGCGGGTCCGGGGCCGGTTGCGGCGGATGCAGCAAAATGCGTTGATACGGTAATCCCGTCTCAGACAATGATCCCGGCCGGGTTGAAGAGAAGAGCGCCTATGCCGGAGCGGCGGACTCATTCCGCCTCTGTCCGGGAGCTGATGGGCGGCTTCATGCCGCTGGGGCTGCGGGCTGCCGCCAGCCTGCTGCTGCTCGGCCTGTTCGCAGAGTGGCTGCTTCCGCTGCAATCGGTACCCGGATGGAGCGAGCCGCACCGGCTTATTGCGCTGATCGTGGCCGCAGCGGGCTTTTTGGCGATCGGCCTGTTTATACTTCCATGGCCGGTGGCGATGCTGCTGAACGGTCTCATGTGCGCCGTCTTTACGGCGGCATCGGTTCCGGAGCTGGGCTCTTCGCTGCCTGAGCGGGTACTGCAGCTGCCGGGGCAGATTTGGCAGGATACGGGTCATCTGCTTCACGGCGGATTATTGGCGATGTCTGACTCGCTGAAAATGATGCTTTTGTTCGCCGGCCTTGCCATGCTGTCAACCGCTCTTCAGTCGCTCGTATGGATACGGCAGTGGGGCCTCGGACTGATGTTTCTGACAGCAAGCTACCTGCTCGCCCTTTATGCATGGTTCGGTCTCGATCCGCTGGACGCCCTGCTGCGCATTTTTGCCGAAGGGCTGCTGCTGGCCGCGCTGCTTACCCCTGCCAGAATTCGCAGAATTGCCGGCAGTGAGCTTCACGGCCGCAAACTTGCGGGCAGCGGGATTTACGGCCGGCGACATGCCGGCGGCGAAAACTTCGGGCGGATACAGGAACTTGCATCCGGCCCGTTCAATTCTGCAGCTTCCGCTGCTCCTGGAGTTCCCGCAGCCGATAATCAGGCGCCGCTAACGTCATCTCCTCCATCCGGAGGCCGCAGCGCGGAGCGTCCGCTCAGCCAAGGCTATATGCCGCCGCTGCGCTGGTGGGCGGCTTCGCTTGCAGTGGTCGTGCTGCTGACGGCTTGCGGCGCGGCTTTCGCAGCGGACAAACAGCGCATCTCCCAGCCGGCTGCCTGGGCCGTGCATGCCCAAGACAGAATCAGGGAGACGATCGAATCTTCCGCCCGGCAGGAGCTGGGAGGAAGCGGCTACGGAATGTCCGGAATTGGCCCGGCGCTGAGCGGCTACGGAGTCGACGACCGTATGCTCGGCGCTCCGCTAACGCTTGATGAGACACCGGTTTTCATCGGCGTTTCTCCGCTCCCTTTATATTGGCGGGGCGAGACAAAAGCGGTCTACGACGGGAGAGGATGGAGCGAGGACGGCAGGCTGATGAAAAAGCTGGAAATCGAGCCGCATTCGGTCGGAACGGCGGCGCAATCGTCTGATAACCGCGAAGGAAGCGTTGTAACGCAGACTGTCCGTATGGCGGCCCCGGCGCGAGGAATGCCGCTGTTCGCAGCGGGAACGGAAGCGCGTGTGCTGCAGCTGCAGACGGCGCCGCCGCAGCGGAATTTGACGGCCTATTTGCAGGATGTGAATTCGGGAGCGCTTTATCCGGCTTCCGCAAGCGCAGCGATCTCGGCCTATGCGATTCAATCGGTGCTGCCTGTGACCGATCCCGAGCGGCTGCGCCAAAGCGGAGACGGCGAGGCAAACACCGCTGCGGAGAGAGAAGACGAAACGGGCTTGCTTCCCTATATCCAGCTTCCGGCCGCGCTGCCGGACAGGGTCGGGGAGCTCGCGGGACAAATTGTACAGGCGGCGGGAACGAACCGCTACGATCAGGTGAAAGCGGTGGAACATTTTCTTAAAAGCCGTTATTCATATACGACAGCAGACACGTCGCTGCCGGCTTCCGGCGAAGATTTGGCCGACCGGTTTCTGTTTGAGCAAAAGCAGGGCTACTGCGTTCATTTCTCGACGGCGATGGCCGTAATGCTGCGCACGCAGGGCATTCCGGTCCGCTGGGTCAAAGGATTTGCCGCCGGGGAGCAGACGGCGGATGGCGGCATGGACATCCAAGCCGGTCCGAAAACTTCCGGTGCCGATCGCGCGGACCTTGCTGCCGGGCAAGCCGGACATACGTACTTGGTGCGGGCCAAGGATGCACACGCTTGGGTGGAGGTTTATTTTCCCGGCGCGGGCTGGGTGCCGTTCGATCCGACGCCGGGCTTCGCGCAGCCGGTTCCGGCGGAAGCGGCAAGCGCGCTCGCGGGCCGACCGGCTTCGCTGCCGGACGGCTGGGATATGGCCGTCCCGGACGCGGAGCCGGCCTGGTTCGGGGAGCCGGGATCGGGCATGATCGGGGCGGTCCGCTCATCGCTGCTCCATGCGGCTGAACTGGCCGCTTCCGCCGCGGCTTCGGGCACCCGTCTCGCCGCATGGGCGGCGTCCGAGCCGGCCGCCGCCATTGCCGCCGTTGCCGCAGCGCTGGCGCTGGCAGCCGCGCTTGGCTCGCGGCGGCTGCGCGGCCTCCTCGCGCTGGCACTGGCGCTGCGCCGCTACCGGCGCGCCGTTGCCGCCGCCGCCGCGGCAGCTGCGCAGCGCAGCCCGACGCCCGCGCCGGCCGGGCCCGCGCAGCCCGGGTCCGTGCCACTCGCGTCGCACTCACCGGTGTCCGCGTCCGTGCCACTCGCGTCGCACTCACCGGTGTCCGCGTCCGTGCTACCCGCGTCGCAGTCACCGCAGCCCGCGCCCGCGCCGCTACCGCCGCGCGGCGGCTCCGGCTCTCGCCGCGCCGCGGACCCGCGCGCCGCCTTTCTTGCGGCGGCGGGCGCGCTGTGGCGGCTGCTGCACCGGCGGCTTGGCTCGCCTCCGCTGCAGCGGACCGTGCGCGGCTATGCCGCTGCGCTGGCGGCATCGCTGCCGCCGCCGCAGGCGGATGCGCTGCAGCGGCTTGCCCGCTGGGATGAGGCGGCCCGCTACGACAGGCCGGACCGCTGGATCGGCCCCGCGCCGGACGATCTGGAGGCAGCGGCCGCCCGGCTGCTTGCGGGGAGAACCTATCGTTCCCCGGCCCAAAAAAGGATTGAACGAGAGCAGACGGCCAATAATAAGCACATCGAGGCAGGACATCGGAACCGTCCGTCATTGTAG
- a CDS encoding DUF58 domain-containing protein, whose protein sequence is MSGAKDGMRAGVPEGGTPMSGAKDEVRAESWRIGGAECEAAGAPRPRRAAWTALALLWAGSLTAVLLRGGAAEWFAAAGLGGLMLFCWVAPRLSLGELEAVRTIDAAAPLRRGEEGAADVELTLKVVRGRVVLPLVWLHIREELVNESAVSKRPAVYDQLVLPWFTRKWSVRYSTGRLRRGAHRFRAVTVTAGDLFGLTAVRRTYACDGEIVVPPGQLPLAKQPDHSAVASNNPRGGRQKLHAGEETATGRKRREPGGGIDSRAYHPGDPLRHIDWRADAKGRGMRTKLRHPEDPPYMLIVLDTAEQSYESSDRLFNDCASLTLEMIGRAVFGGCGVRLLGGAGEALTVAAGDRQGVARAAERLARMRMDAGEAPLELAGLAAAAPLPRGAAMLFVTACWRDGSGLLRLAERAAAAGFRLELAVIVRRSVLSAAMLERQRQAEVSGIKVRWVQLPDAGGEDERTAAKGGVRHASER, encoded by the coding sequence ATGAGCGGGGCGAAGGACGGGATGCGTGCGGGCGTGCCCGAAGGCGGGACGCCGATGAGCGGGGCGAAAGACGAGGTCCGTGCGGAGAGCTGGCGGATAGGCGGGGCGGAGTGCGAAGCTGCAGGAGCGCCGCGTCCGCGCCGGGCGGCATGGACCGCGCTGGCGCTGCTGTGGGCCGGAAGCTTGACGGCCGTCCTTCTGCGCGGTGGCGCGGCGGAATGGTTTGCGGCCGCCGGCCTTGGCGGCTTGATGCTCTTTTGTTGGGTTGCGCCGCGTCTGTCGCTCGGCGAGCTGGAAGCGGTCCGGACAATCGACGCCGCCGCTCCGCTGCGCCGCGGAGAGGAAGGGGCTGCGGACGTGGAGCTGACGCTAAAAGTTGTCCGCGGCCGGGTCGTGCTGCCCCTGGTTTGGCTTCACATCCGCGAAGAGCTGGTCAATGAGAGCGCCGTGTCCAAGCGGCCGGCCGTTTATGATCAGCTCGTGCTGCCCTGGTTCACGCGGAAGTGGAGCGTTCGCTATTCAACCGGGCGGCTGCGGCGCGGCGCGCACCGCTTCCGCGCCGTCACGGTGACGGCGGGCGATCTGTTCGGGCTTACGGCGGTACGGCGGACTTATGCGTGCGACGGCGAAATCGTCGTGCCGCCGGGTCAGCTGCCGCTGGCAAAGCAGCCGGATCACAGCGCTGTCGCTTCGAATAATCCGCGCGGAGGCCGGCAGAAGCTGCATGCCGGAGAAGAGACCGCCACGGGGCGGAAACGGCGGGAGCCGGGAGGCGGCATTGACAGCCGCGCGTACCACCCCGGCGATCCGCTTCGGCATATCGACTGGCGCGCGGATGCTAAAGGGCGGGGCATGCGGACGAAGCTGCGTCACCCTGAAGATCCGCCCTATATGCTGATCGTGCTCGATACGGCGGAGCAGTCATATGAATCAAGCGACCGGCTGTTCAACGATTGCGCCTCCTTGACGCTGGAAATGATCGGCCGTGCCGTATTTGGCGGCTGCGGCGTCCGTCTGCTTGGCGGAGCCGGCGAGGCGCTTACTGTCGCTGCCGGCGACCGGCAGGGCGTAGCCCGCGCGGCCGAGCGGCTGGCGCGGATGCGCATGGACGCCGGCGAAGCCCCGCTCGAGCTCGCGGGGCTCGCTGCCGCCGCGCCGCTGCCGCGGGGCGCAGCGATGCTGTTCGTCACCGCATGCTGGCGGGACGGAAGCGGCCTACTGCGGCTGGCCGAGCGTGCGGCCGCAGCCGGCTTCCGGCTGGAGCTGGCGGTTATCGTGCGCCGCTCCGTTCTGTCTGCGGCAATGCTTGAGCGGCAGCGGCAGGCGGAAGTGTCCGGCATTAAAGTGAGATGGGTGCAGCTTCCGGACGCAGGCGGCGAAGACGAACGCACTGCGGCGAAAGGAGGCGTCCGCCATGCGTCGGAACGATAA
- a CDS encoding AAA family ATPase, producing the protein MILPQFPSAEQPEARRGTERTVSWPEQPEVLLARIAARAETVLLGKRDVITEALAAMLAGGHVLLEDVPGVGKTVLARAFARLLGGQFQRIQFTPDLLPADVVGGSVWDVRRGEFLFRPGPVMANIVLADELNRASPRTQSALLEVMEERRVTVDGETRKLPEPFILIATQNPLDCEGTYPLPEAQLDRFMMRLSVGYPDENEEVRMLEGMAEGTLPQPEQLRPVVLPEEWLRMRSEAARVHVQGELLAYAVRVAAATRRAPELALGASPRASRDWLRASQARAYMEGRGFVLPDDLLATAQPVLLHRLAARGVYGVPQAGGSEAALSRILSEVPLPSSAGRKAGRR; encoded by the coding sequence ATGATTCTACCCCAATTTCCGTCTGCCGAACAACCGGAAGCGCGGCGGGGAACGGAAAGGACCGTTAGCTGGCCTGAACAGCCCGAGGTTCTCCTTGCGCGTATCGCCGCGAGGGCGGAAACGGTGCTGCTGGGCAAAAGGGATGTGATCACTGAGGCGCTGGCGGCGATGCTGGCGGGCGGGCATGTGCTGCTTGAAGATGTTCCCGGGGTCGGCAAAACGGTGCTTGCGCGGGCTTTCGCCCGTCTGCTGGGCGGCCAGTTTCAGCGCATTCAGTTCACGCCGGATTTGCTGCCGGCGGATGTGGTGGGCGGCTCGGTATGGGACGTACGCAGAGGCGAGTTTTTGTTCCGGCCGGGGCCGGTAATGGCCAATATTGTGCTGGCCGACGAATTGAACCGGGCGTCGCCGCGCACGCAGTCGGCGCTGCTCGAGGTCATGGAGGAGCGGCGCGTGACGGTGGACGGCGAGACGCGGAAGCTGCCGGAGCCGTTCATTCTGATCGCAACGCAAAATCCGCTGGATTGCGAAGGGACGTATCCGCTGCCGGAAGCGCAGCTGGACCGCTTTATGATGCGGCTGTCCGTCGGATATCCGGACGAGAATGAAGAGGTGCGCATGCTGGAGGGGATGGCGGAAGGAACGCTGCCGCAGCCGGAGCAGCTTCGTCCCGTCGTGCTGCCGGAGGAGTGGCTGCGGATGCGCAGCGAAGCGGCGCGCGTGCATGTCCAGGGCGAGCTGCTCGCATATGCGGTGCGCGTCGCCGCGGCGACGCGCCGGGCGCCGGAGCTGGCGCTCGGGGCGAGCCCCCGCGCTTCGCGCGACTGGCTGCGCGCATCGCAGGCGAGGGCCTATATGGAAGGACGGGGCTTTGTCCTTCCCGACGATCTGCTCGCGACGGCGCAGCCGGTGCTGCTTCACCGGCTGGCCGCGCGCGGCGTATACGGCGTCCCGCAGGCCGGAGGCTCGGAAGCGGCGCTGTCGCGGATTTTAAGCGAAGTGCCGCTCCCGTCGTCCGCCGGCCGGAAGGCGGGGCGCCGATGA
- a CDS encoding polysaccharide deacetylase, which translates to MRAWLRITIGAMVLTVGMLGTAGALGDRKQAISENVPAAESAEAVYANAAEAPHLGKETGAAADRKQTEQARVKDRSGESSGIVKAASLAAGAGSVPRMASSAGAKASGERAPKTAAVPKERVKTGQAKGGGRYDRPQQPTVYLTFDDGPSANTVKVLDILKKNGIQASFFMVGEHVEGNPKLVQRVKAEGHTIGNHTYDHVYKELYGNFSGFAAQIGKTEAALAKQGVVTRFVRAPGGTYSNFDKGYFDAMKQAGYVMVDWNVDSGDSKRVGVPASEIVSNIRHSKLAHELILLMHDGSGHDETVKALQETIDYYKNKGYQFAPLTERVKPVVFPVAKKLKWARPAPTSAQVAGLVRQAPAVWRTAAVAGSGTGVWQGAGSGQEAGAAGPGKLAGAGKVAGATGSGTVAGTGQGAGAAGSGPGKKAGTAVAGKGPGSGTSPAGGNGEAQLAAADLGLAVRALGQTVDFADGEFALRNDRWNVPVRKLVEALGGQVAWNAADRTVTVSLAGGEGVILPDKMYELQAGTMNAPVKDVLRLFGLELATLTEKDGQREIWAVAA; encoded by the coding sequence ATGAGAGCGTGGCTTCGGATAACGATTGGAGCGATGGTGCTAACGGTGGGCATGCTGGGGACGGCGGGGGCATTGGGGGATCGGAAGCAGGCGATTAGCGAAAACGTTCCCGCTGCGGAATCGGCTGAGGCCGTTTACGCGAATGCCGCGGAGGCTCCTCATTTGGGAAAGGAAACAGGCGCGGCGGCTGACCGGAAACAAACGGAACAGGCGCGGGTGAAAGATAGATCCGGAGAAAGCTCCGGCATTGTGAAAGCGGCTTCTTTAGCGGCGGGCGCAGGTTCGGTTCCGCGCATGGCGTCATCGGCCGGTGCGAAAGCTTCAGGGGAGAGAGCTCCAAAGACGGCGGCCGTGCCGAAAGAGCGGGTAAAGACCGGACAAGCAAAGGGCGGCGGCAGGTACGATCGTCCGCAGCAGCCGACCGTGTATCTTACGTTTGACGACGGACCAAGCGCCAATACGGTCAAGGTGCTGGATATTTTGAAGAAAAACGGCATCCAGGCGAGTTTTTTTATGGTCGGCGAGCATGTGGAGGGAAATCCGAAGCTGGTGCAGCGGGTGAAGGCGGAGGGGCATACGATCGGCAATCATACGTATGATCATGTATACAAGGAGCTTTACGGGAATTTCAGCGGATTTGCCGCCCAGATCGGGAAAACGGAAGCGGCGCTTGCCAAACAAGGCGTTGTGACGCGGTTTGTGCGCGCGCCGGGAGGCACGTACAGCAACTTCGACAAAGGCTATTTCGATGCGATGAAGCAGGCCGGTTATGTGATGGTCGATTGGAATGTGGACAGCGGCGATTCGAAGCGCGTCGGCGTCCCGGCGTCGGAGATCGTCTCGAACATCAGGCATTCGAAGCTGGCGCACGAGCTTATTTTGCTGATGCACGACGGATCCGGCCATGATGAGACGGTGAAGGCGCTGCAGGAAACGATTGACTATTACAAAAACAAAGGTTATCAGTTTGCGCCTTTAACGGAGCGCGTGAAGCCGGTCGTCTTTCCGGTTGCGAAAAAACTGAAGTGGGCCCGTCCGGCTCCGACTTCGGCGCAGGTGGCGGGGCTGGTGCGGCAGGCGCCTGCCGTGTGGCGCACGGCTGCCGTCGCAGGATCGGGAACAGGCGTATGGCAGGGAGCCGGATCGGGACAGGAAGCTGGCGCAGCGGGACCTGGGAAGTTGGCCGGCGCGGGGAAAGTAGCAGGAGCAACAGGATCGGGGACGGTGGCAGGAACAGGGCAAGGAGCTGGAGCAGCAGGATCGGGACCGGGGAAGAAAGCGGGCACAGCGGTGGCAGGAAAAGGTCCGGGGTCAGGAACGAGTCCGGCGGGCGGAAACGGGGAAGCGCAGCTTGCCGCTGCGGATCTGGGGCTGGCCGTGCGCGCGCTCGGGCAGACGGTCGACTTTGCAGACGGGGAGTTTGCGCTGCGGAACGACCGTTGGAACGTGCCGGTGCGCAAGCTGGTCGAAGCGCTCGGCGGACAAGTCGCGTGGAACGCTGCCGACCGGACGGTGACGGTGTCGCTTGCGGGAGGCGAGGGCGTCATTTTGCCCGATAAGATGTACGAATTGCAGGCAGGCACGATGAACGCGCCGGTAAAAGACGTTCTGCGGCTGTTCGGGCTGGAGCTTGCAACCTTGACGGAGAAGGACGGGCAGCGGGAAATTTGGGCTGTTGCCGCGTAA
- the clpP gene encoding ATP-dependent Clp endopeptidase proteolytic subunit ClpP translates to MSVIPYVVEQTNRGERSYDIYSRLLKDRIVMVSGEIEDQMANSIVAQLLFLASEDPDKDIQMYINSPGGSVTAGFSIYDTMQYIKPDVSTICTGMSASFGAVLLTGGTPGKRLALPNSEVMIHQPLGGARGQASDIHIHAEWILRTRSKLNGLLAKHTGQPVERIDKDTDRDRYMSAEEAVEYGLIDSIIAS, encoded by the coding sequence ATGAGTGTCATTCCTTATGTCGTTGAACAAACGAACCGGGGGGAGCGCAGCTACGACATCTACTCGCGGCTGCTCAAGGACCGGATTGTGATGGTGTCGGGCGAAATCGAAGACCAGATGGCGAATTCGATCGTGGCGCAGCTGCTTTTTCTGGCGTCTGAAGATCCCGACAAAGATATCCAGATGTACATTAACAGTCCGGGAGGGTCCGTTACGGCCGGTTTTTCCATTTACGATACGATGCAGTACATTAAACCGGATGTGTCGACGATCTGCACCGGCATGTCCGCAAGCTTCGGTGCCGTGCTGCTGACGGGAGGGACTCCGGGCAAAAGATTGGCGCTGCCAAACAGCGAGGTGATGATCCATCAGCCGCTCGGCGGGGCGCGGGGGCAGGCTTCCGACATCCACATTCATGCCGAATGGATTTTGCGGACGCGCTCCAAGCTGAACGGGCTGCTGGCGAAGCATACGGGACAACCGGTGGAACGGATCGACAAGGATACGGACCGGGACCGTTACATGAGCGCGGAGGAAGCGGTCGAGTACGGCTTGATCGACAGCATTATCGCAAGCTGA
- a CDS encoding RNA polymerase sigma factor, which yields MTETAAGPVNWEFEQLLPALSKYCLVLTGSRWEGEELVQETCLRALSSRQEAGRHVNEEAYLIRTAKNIWIDRYRKERLEQTLLQQLTPPPYAEDEHLVEVETALMRLLSELSPLQRTVVLLRDVLGYRSLEAARMLKTSEGSVKAALNRARAALRTARLPEREADNAAAEGRIDKKLLNDYLAAFRSGDAQRIVELGLNDVIDPVAAAGEVIRRSVWSGSGRKPFPSVISNARCAA from the coding sequence ATGACCGAAACGGCAGCAGGCCCGGTCAACTGGGAATTTGAACAGCTACTTCCCGCCTTATCGAAGTACTGCCTCGTTCTGACGGGATCCCGGTGGGAAGGGGAGGAGCTGGTGCAGGAAACGTGCCTGAGGGCGCTCTCCTCCCGCCAGGAAGCCGGGCGCCATGTAAATGAGGAAGCTTATTTGATCCGCACCGCCAAAAACATTTGGATCGACCGCTACCGCAAAGAGCGGCTGGAGCAAACCCTATTGCAGCAGCTGACGCCGCCGCCGTATGCGGAAGACGAACACTTGGTTGAAGTCGAAACCGCGCTCATGCGGCTGCTGTCCGAGTTATCGCCGCTGCAGCGGACGGTCGTGCTGCTGCGGGATGTGCTGGGCTACCGCAGCCTGGAAGCGGCCCGGATGCTGAAGACGAGCGAAGGCTCGGTGAAAGCCGCATTGAACCGTGCACGCGCTGCGCTCCGTACCGCCCGGCTGCCGGAGAGGGAGGCGGACAACGCGGCCGCGGAGGGCCGGATCGACAAAAAGCTGCTGAACGATTATTTGGCCGCTTTCCGGAGCGGGGATGCGCAGCGGATCGTAGAGCTTGGTCTGAATGATGTCATTGACCCTGTGGCAGCGGCGGGAGAGGTCATCCGGCGCTCGGTTTGGAGCGGAAGCGGCCGCAAGCCGTTCCCGTCCGTCATTTCAAATGCGCGCTGCGCGGCTTGA